From Mustelus asterias chromosome 19, sMusAst1.hap1.1, whole genome shotgun sequence, one genomic window encodes:
- the LOC144507531 gene encoding retinol dehydrogenase 8-like: MANKGQKVVLITGCSSGIGLKLAAHLANDAQKQFYVIATMRNLSRKGQLEEAAGDALNKTLHISQLDVCSDESVTECLNGIQDRRIDILVNNAGVGKIGPIESLSIEEMKSIFDTNFFGAVRMVKAVLPDMKRRKSGHIVMMSSVMGLHGVIFNDVYAASKFAMEGFCESLAVQLLKFNIYISMIEPGPVNTEFEMKLMEEVSRSEFPGTDPETVQYFKDTYVPASHDIFMTMGQTPDTVAKETIKVIKMEQPVFRYQTNMLYTPLTTMKYADDTGSLSIRMFYNLLFNHGTLFKICLNCIRVITCNCFRSRSVSPN; this comes from the exons ATGGCAAACAAAGGGCAAAAGGTGGTCCTGATCACTGGATGCTCCTCTGGCATCGGTTTAAAGCTTGCTGCACATCTTGCCAACGACGCCCAGAAGCAATTTTACG TTATTGCTACCATGAGAAACCTAAGCAGGAAAGGACAGCTGGAAGAGGCTGCCGGAGACGCTCTTAACAAGACGTTACACATCAGCCAACTTGATGTCTGCAGTGACGAATCAGTGACAGAATGCCTCAATGGTATCCAAGACAGAAGAATTGACATACTGG TGAACAATGCCGGTGTTGGAAAGATTGGGCCAATCGAAAGTCTCAGCATCGAGGAAATGAAGAGTATATTTGACACAAACTTCTTTGGAGCAGTTCGGATGGTGAAAGCTGTTCTGCCGGATATGAAGAGAAGAAAGAGTGGACACATTGTCATGATGAGCAGTGTGATGGGGCTTCACG GAGTCATTTTTAACGATGTCTACGCTGCCTCGAAGTTTGCCATGGAAGGATTTTGTGAAAGTCTTGCAGTCCAACTTCTGAAGTTCAATATATA TATTTCAATGATAGAACCTGGTCCAGTTAACACAGAATTCGAAATGAAACTCATGGAAGAAGTGTCTCGCTCAGAATTTCCAGGAACTGACCCAGAAACAGTCCAATATTTTAAAGATACCTACGTACCTGCTTCTCACGACATTTTTATGACAATGGGACAGACTCCAGATACAGTTGCTAAG GAAACCATCAAAGTGATAAAAATGGAACAGCCAGTATTTCGCTACCAAACCAACATGCTCTATACACCGCTAACAACAATGAAGTATGCAGACGATACAGGGAGTCTGTCTATTCGAATGTTCTACAATCTACTCTTTAACCATGGAACTCTCTTTAAGATATGTTTGAATTGCATCAGGGTTATAACCTGCAACTGCTTCCGCTCCCGTTCAGTCTCACCCAACTGA